In one Silene latifolia isolate original U9 population chromosome 10, ASM4854445v1, whole genome shotgun sequence genomic region, the following are encoded:
- the LOC141607476 gene encoding uncharacterized protein LOC141607476, with product MNKLPKQLDIKRFLHQNNVGLYGLVEHKIKGTDYDDVLTNLGQHWSGIHNYNYHPGGRIWIIWVPQVFSITLLHMSAQQITVRVLEQASADSFLFTVVYGSNDDIDRRDLWRDLKDIKDGYSGPWSICGDFNCVLNFNERIGRPVTWSDIEEFRSSIDYCDVVDIKGKGSFFTWNNKHEP from the coding sequence ATGAATAAATTGCCTAAGCAACTAGATATTAAGCGTTTTTTGCATCAGAATAATGTAGGGTTATATGGTCTAGTGGAGCATAAAATAAAGGGGACTGATTATGATGATGTTCTTACTAATTTAGGGCAGCACTGGAGTGGCATTCATAACTATAATTATCATCCAGGGGGGAGGATTTGGATTATCTGGGTTCCTCAAGTTTTCTCTATTACTCTGCTTCATATGTCTGCTCAACAGATTACTGTGAGAGTGCTTGAACAGGCCTCTGCTGACTCTTTCCTTTTCACTGTTGTCTATGGCTCAAATGATGACATTGACAGAAGGGATTTGTGGAGGGATTTAAAAGATATTAAGGATGGTTATTCTGGTCCTTGGAGTATTTGTGGTGATTTTAACTGTGTTCTCAATTTCAATGAGAGGATAGGAAGACCTGTTACTTGGAGTGATATTGAAGAGTTCAGGAGTTCTATTGATTATTGTGATGTGGTTGATATCAAAGGTAAAGGATCTTTTTTTACTTGGAACAACAAACATGAACCATAG
- the LOC141607475 gene encoding uncharacterized protein LOC141607475 yields MDQSASTSLGIPQSAHAKGTKSVNEIVGIPEVDLAAVVEEEPTESTILVDDASELGSEDDNGDGWQEVRHAKKTPSPPSSPKSGVLQFTVDDVKSKIEYWRKYVRADNATLDKTRLGYARLMVEVQVGQEFPDKLYFNDEHGRQNCVLVEYEWKPIICSLCKGIGHHQSLCRKPSKPKPKVTQVWKLKNVVTSKVVVDPISMVTTAAQSSSMTGTTSTSLMTNDSLAPDPGGVATRVSVDMSYADALTSPPRSPSKGSTQAQPVTANQGGPATKDSTKNKIGLYGLVETKVKSTNFTTVLNNLGQRWYGINNNMHHPGGRVWIIWLPQIFNVHLVHSSDQQITVDVTDMQSGDHFWFTVVYGSNSDTERVHLWHELQDLKDQCNIAWCVVGDFNAILHYNERVGLFDHNPCICYRSEAPMLRKSSFRYFNMWGKSKDFANIVQSEWDKLIVGVRMYQVVSKLKNLKKPLKKLNKQKLSDIDNATELARFLLDSLQTKLHLNPHDMNLREAEQQAAQKYNNLHRAQMSFLRLKAKVEWLQDGDENTGFFHRQIKARHIQNKVLSIKDIHGTLYKEPVLIENAFLEFYTDLLGTSRHTSSVHIPIVRTGKLITDHQKSLLLRPVTYDEIKKCIFSIPSSKAPGPDGYSSQFFKDSWAIIGNDVSAAIIDFFNTGQLLKQLNATLVTLIPKVVNPSSVLEFRPITCCNVIYKCIAKLLCARLSDVLPDIISPNQGGFIKGRNIVENVLIYQDLVRLYKRKSASPRCLIKIDLRKAYDTIEWSFLHSMLVALNFPTGFIDKIMTCVTTTAYSLSLNGNNFGFFKGKRGLRQGDPLSPLLFTICMEYLSRILHVISNQDDFRFHPLCRPLKLNHLLFADDLLLFSKGTASSIMWMLRAFSTFSKASGLCFNREKSDIYFNGVPSHVMADIIHDGDA; encoded by the exons ATGGATCAATCAGCGTCTACTTCCTTGGGGATTCCCCAATCTGCACATGCCAAAGGAACAAAGTCTGTCAATGAGATTGTGGGTATACCGGAAGTTGACCTGGCTGCTGTTGTTGAGGAAGAACCCACTGAAAGTACGATCCTTGTTGACGATGCTAGTGAACTTGGCAGTGAGGATGATAATGGGGATGGTTGGCAGGAAGTTCGCCATGCTAAGAAAACCCCTTCTCCGCCTTCGTCTCCCAAATCTGGTGTCTTACAATTTACTGTTGATGATGTGAAATCTAAGATAGAGTATTGGA GGAAGTATGTTAGGGCTGATAATGCTACTTTAGACAAGACCAGACTTGGCTATGCTCGTTTAATGGTTGAAGTGCAAGTGGGTCAGGAGTTTCCTGATAAATTGTACTTTAATGATGAACATGGTCGTCAGAATTGTGTCCTTGTGGAGTATGAATGGAAGCCTATCATCTGCTCTTTATGCAAAGGAATAGGACATCATCAGAGTCTCTGCAGAAAACCCTCTAAACCTAAACCTAAAGTGACTCAGGTATGGAAGCTTAAAAATGTGGTGACTTCTAAGGTTGTGGTGGATCCTATATCAATGGTGACTACTGCTGCCCAGTCTTCCAGTATGACAGGAACAACTTCTACTTCTCTGATGACTAATGACTCTTTAGCACCTGATCCTGGAGGAGTGGCTACAAGAGTGTCAGTAGATATGTCCTATGCTGATGCTCTTACCTCTCCTCCAAGATCTCCTTCAAAAGGGTCAACTCAGGCACAACCTGTGACAGCTAACCAGGGGGGACCTGCTACTAAGGACTCAACTAAG AATAAAATAGGTCTTTATGGATTAGTTGAAACTAAGGTTAAGTCTACTAATTTTACTACTGTTTTGAATAATCTTGGTCAAAGGTGGTATGGTATCAATAATAATATGCATCACCCTGGGGGTAGAGTATGGATTATTTGGTTGCCTCAAATTTTCAATGTTCATTTAGTGCACTCCTCTGATCAGCAGATTACTGTGGATGTTACTGATATGCAGTCTGGGGATCATTTCTGGTTTACTGTGGTCTATGGGTCTAACTCTGATACTGAGAGGGTGCATCTTTGGCATGAGCTTCAAGATCTGAAGGATCAGTGCAATATTGCTTGGTGTGTTGTGGGGGACTTTAATGCTATCTTGCATTACAATGAGAGAGTAG GATTATTTGATCATAACCCATGCATCTGTTATAGATCTGAAGCTCCTATGCTTAGGAAATCTTCCTTCAGATACTTTAACATGTGGGGAAAGTCCAAGGATTTTGCCAACATAGTTCAATCTGAATGGGACAAACTAATTGTTGGGGTTAGAATGTATCAAGTGGTGTCCAAGTTGAAAAACCTTAAGAAGCCTCTGAAAAAGCTTAACAAGCAAAAGTTATCTGATATTGATAATGCAACTGAACTTGCCAGGTTTCTTTTGGATAGTTTACAGACAAAGTTGCATCTTAACCCTCATGACATGAATCTCAGGGAGGCTGAACAACAAGCTGCTCAGAAATATAATAATCTTCATAGAGCTCAAATGAGCTTCCTGAGACTAAAAGCTAAGGTTGAATGGCTTCAGGATGGGGATGAAAATACTGGTTTCTTTCATAGGCAGATTAAGGCAAGACATATTCAGAACAAGGTACTCAGTATTAAGGATATCCATGGTACCCTTTATAAGGAACCTGTGCTTATTGAGAATGCCTTCTTGGAGTTTTACACTGATCTCCTTGGAACCAGCAGACATACCTCTTCAGTGCATATCCCTATTGTCAGGACTGGTAAGCTCATAACTGATCATCAAAAATCTCTTCTTTTGAGACCTGTCACCTATGATGAGATTAAGAAATGCATCTTCTCTATTCCCTCATCCAAGGCTCCAGGTCCTGATGGCTATTCCAGCCAGTTTTTCAAGGACTCCTGGGCTATTATAGGTAATGATGTTAGTGCTGCCATCATTGATTTCTTTAACACTGGCCAGCTTCTGAAGCAACTGAATGCTACCCTAGTTACCCTTATTCCTAAGGTTGTTAACCCCTCTAGTGTCCTTGAATTTCGACCTATAACATGTTGTAATGTCATTTACAAATGcatagctaagttgttgtgtgcAAGATTAAGTGATGTGCTTCCTGATATTATCAGTCCCAATCAGGGTGGGTTCATTAAGGGGAGGAACATTGTTGAGAATGTACTCATCTATCAGGATCTTGTGAGGCTTTATAAGAGGAAGAGTGCTTCACCCAGATGTCTCATTAAAATAGATCTAAGGAAAGCCTATGACACTATTGAATGGTCCTTTCTGCACAGTATGTTGGTTGCTCTTAATTTTCCTACTGGTTTCATTGACAAAATCATGACTTGTGTAACTACTACTGCCTATTCCCTTTCTTTAAATGGCAATAACTTTGGTTTTTTCAAGGGCAAAAGAGGACTCAGACAGGGAGACCCCTTGTCTCCTCTTTTGTTTACCATATGTATGGAATACTTATCAAGGATCCTCCATGTCATCAGTAACCAGGATGATTTCAGATTTCACCCATTGTGCAGACCTCTTAAGTTAAATCACTTATTATTTGCGGATGATTTGCTCCTATTTTCTAAGGGTACTGCTTCTTCAATTATGTGGATGTTGAGAGCTTTTTCCACTTTCTCCAAGGCAAGTGGTCTTTGCTTCAATAGGGAGAAGTCAGACATATACTTCAATGGGGTCCCTTCACATGTGATGGCTGATATTAttcat gatGGTGAtgcttag